The DNA region AGATGATTGGATCGTAACAAAATCCATCCGATTGACCCGTTCGCCCAATCCAACCCGTATTTTTactattggatcggattgggttggatgaattCATTGGGTTGACCCggcccatgtgcacccctagaTTTTTTATCCCCTTAGTTTAGACCATCctcctatttttttttcaaaactatcCAAGTTTTGTCATTCTCTCAATTTTTGTATTCACAAAAtccttaatttaatttatgaacattttgagaatttgagagttttgagtagggttaagggtcatattagtccctgtgtttgtaaaagtgtttgattttggtcccttagTTAAAAAATGACGATTAGTGGCGATTTTTTTTACAGTTAGTGGCGGTTTATAATACAATTATTGGCGATTTTTTgactgagggaccaaaatcaaacgtttttacaaacacagggactaatatgacctttAACCCTTTTGAGTATAATAAAAACGGATACATATCCAAACTTAGGGGAACCAAAAGTGAAATTGAacaaaatttaaattgattacAGATTCAGAAAGTCATTTCAGTTAAGTTAATAGCTCACTACCATACAAAAAAATCAGTGAGATCAGAATGCATTATTTTGCTTTATCAATAGCATGGATCAAATGGTCATGTATTCATAAAATGTGTAAGTTCAGATCATGGGTTAGTAATCAATAATTAGAATCTTTACCTAGTAGATAATATCTCTTCACGTCTTCTTTGCCTTTCTTCCTCTGTGATACCCAGTAAGTGCCGCAACAAACTGCAAATGAAATGAAAAGTAGGCATAACTTGCAAGTATAGGAAGAAAAGCAACGATAACTGAAGCAACCTCTAGTAATTCAGCAAAAGGACCAAAATTTCATAGAAAACAATCTCCACAGGTATCAAACTATCAATTATCGCATATTCGTACCTACTATAACCTTTGGCATCAGGAAGTTGATATGAGTCTACATCCCCAATGGTTCCAATTATGGCTTTTGTTAGAGTATCATCATCTATTTCCAATTCTCTTAAGAAATCCCCAGTTCCATCATATACATCGAGCGTCTTCAGTAAATTGGGATCACGATAAGATAAGAAGGAGAACACTCCTagaaagagaaacaaaatgATAAGATTGCAAGGATGCTACATTGCTACTCAACAATTCTGCCTAAATATAATAGAAGTATAGAACTTACCTGAATGTGTATCAAAATCACAGAAACCTCCATAAGCTCCACCACTGACACGTACACGATCCCACAACCATGTATTGCTAATGTATTTAGAAATAACATATGCACTCCCATTAAGCTTATAACCAGTATCATAAATATTGGTTGCTTTTCCAACGTAATTAACCTAGAGAAAGAAACACTGATTTATTGATAGAAATGGAAATTAAAAgtaatgagagaaaaaaaatgaaatgaaatttgGGGACTATGACTGTGCATAACAGAAAAAATTTATGTACACAAAGAATGACAAAATGAAATACCTGAGTAGGAACCACAATAGCTTCATTTGTCAGTGGAAGTCTAACATTCCAAGGAGTAATTGTTGCAATGGGAGAACTAGTGGGAAGCATATCAACAAATCTGCTCACAACATTTTCCGTGTTCTTAAGATTTTTCGCATCAGCAGTGATATTTACCAAGCAGCCTTGCTGGGAAAATACAGATTTGCGAATCTCCTCAAGAGACGATGAGATGTCAGCCCAATCTTGATCAACTCTTTTTTCAAGAGTTTGAAGGAATTCAAGGTAACTAAGAATATGCCAAAATAAAGAACAACAGGAATTACACTTATGTTTCCAAATTAAACATAAAGATTAGACTAAAAGAGGAGAATCATGAAACTTAAAACCTTAAAAAGATAATAgtcatactgaagtgtcataaaaaattattactatACTATGACTAAGAACTATATGTAAATGTGCCCTCACAGTAGATCATAACACTATCTTAATATTCCAACCTGAGACCACCCATCTTTTCTGCCATCAAGCCTGCTGCATTCAGTTTTGCATCCATCCTTGCAGCCGCAATTCCATGACCACTGCCTCTTAACCGATTCTGAAAATAGACAAAAATTAACAATATAGACAAACAGTATGGAGATTTTGCATATTGAGTATTCACCTATCATCATTTTTTCATCTCTTCGCAATTcgcacaatatttttttataattacctCCATTCTTGCTCTACTCTGGGAAACAAACTGTTTGAAACGCTGTTGGTCTGTAAATTGGACATCTTGAAGAATAGAATTAACCTAAAGTAACAGTATGATATTAGGCTTTAAATTACCAAAATTGAAATATCATACTAATAATCAAAAGCATTGAGTGTTGAAATAGGGAACATTTAAATAAACAAAAGTACCAAGTGATAAAGGTCTTCAGCACGTCCAGCCATGGCTTTTCCTCGAACAATCATGTGACTACATGGATCTTCCTTGCCCCGCACTGATGATGTGAAGGGATAAACTGATATTCCTCCAGTTTTTCTCCCAATTAATTGGTTTAGTTGGACAAAAGTCAGGTCCTTTGTGCCCATCTCCAGCAATGATTGGCTGTCAAAAGTAACATAGGAGAGTTACAGCTTGATGCAATTTATCTATCTAGAAGATGCTTCGTATATAAGCGATGAGGAACAGAAGAAAGAAAacatcaaaaagaaaataagatttgttgtaaataataatatgaaaaagaaagttaGTACAATCTAATGatttattttgaaattcaaaacatGAAAGCCATACCCAAGGAAGGTAAATAACTAACTGCAAATTTAAATTGGTATCTATGAAATCCACATGCATGTAATATTAGGAGCTATAGATGGATGGAAACAGAATATCAAACATCCTTCTGAGGTTGCATAATTACCAAAACAATGGAACCAAAGGAAGAAGCTCTTGCTTCAATGAACTCATGTCGAATACTATTTCAGTGTAAAGGACATCATTGGTGAAGAGATCATGCTGCAAAACTTTTACCCCATTGATATCCCCAACCTACATTCAGCATCCAAGTCATCATCAGTCTCCAAATATTACAAAGGCAAACACCTAAGACTCACGCTCAAGGGAAAGAGTAATGATAACCTCGGTGGGAACATGAATAGGTTCTTTAGGAATATCCTGTAGAGAAAGGCTAGGAACAGTTTTCAAAGCTTCTGGTGGATCCGGAGTTTCTTGCTTAAGCCGAAGCTCATGAGTTGCACGAGTCAACTCGGCCAGATCTTCTGTTGTCATGCTAGCTTTAACTTTCTGCAATATCTGTCTCTCTGTGGCTTCATCAGCAGCAGCTTTTTGAGGATCAGGCTGACAAGGAAAGATTTGCATCAATAACCAACATAACATGTTGGGTGGATTACCTCAAACACAGGTTTCCAAGGCCAAAGTGAGTACCTGCATTTCCACAGTAACTTGATGAGGGTTGTCCAAGATTAATTTTTCTATCAGAGGAGAGAACACAGATTTGGAGCCCTCCTTTGCTATTCGAGATTTTAGGTCTTGAAGAGGTCCCTCATACTTCAATGGCTCAAGGGGATTCATATCATAAATCCATTTACCCTACATATACAAACAAAACCACTTATAAAACTAGATTAGCAAATGATGCCCATTTTCCacaccaaaaaaaattgatctCATCTTACAATGGACCGTAGCATGAGGGACAAGCCACGTGGAAATGACCCGGTGTTGTTCTCCCTGAGAGAAAATTCAATTGTATTCATAGAAGCCTCAATGGCATCTGTATCAAAACCTTCTTCTGCCAACTTTTTAAGTGTACTTGTGATCAGTGCTTCTACCTTATGAATGTCATCTTCAGAAACACCCTTCATTCCAATACTAAATTGAGGCTGGAGTAGTTCATCTTCAAGCCCACCACCAACAATGGCATCGCCTAATCCACTTTCTAGCAAAATTTTCCTCAGTGGTGAAGCCGGAGTGCCCAACAGAAGATGATTCAGAAATCCAAGTGTTAGCTCAGTTTCCAAGTCTAAGGGCTTATCAGAGAGCAGCCAGTTGAGGCAGACCATATGCTTCTTCAAATCACCCCCGTCCCCTGCAGGATATGTCTCAACAACCCGGACTGGCTTTGAAAATAGTTTCTGTGCTTCAACTTTTGATTCATTTCGGGCCGAACTTGCATCAAACATGTCCAAATACTCTGGACAATAGAGAAGAGGCAAAAGTAAGTGAGTAAGGGCTACAATCTGAACTCAAATTATCTTTCATAACTGGTCTGAAATATAAAACATGAACAAAAAACAGTGCAATCATGCCAACACTATTCTTTCAGTTAGACTTAGCAACAAAAAATGGCAGTGTACAAAAAAAGTATAATAACACAGAAATataagaagtaaaataaataaatccaaAGGAAGATAAATCTAGACATATAAGGGAAGCTCTAGGAAAATATAGGATCTTCAAAGGGGAACTCTATAGAACCTCATGCAGTCATGCCTATTCCAATTCTTCAACATGGGAATATTATTCAGAAGTGAAAAAAACAAGTTCAACATATTACTAAAGAATTATGTCTGAACTTCATGCCTATTCCAATTCTTAACATGAAATATTCATGTAATTTCAGAagtgaaaaaaaatatgtttaacaTATTACTTAAAAATTATGCACAAAGGGAACTGTAGCAGGTTGCTGAATGCTGACTTGCTTGGATACGACCATTATAGAGAAAGGCCTTCTGTACAGAGCATCAAAAGAGCTCCATCGAGGTCATCCAGCAATATCGTAATCATTGCCCAGAATGATGACTTGCTTGGATAAGACCATTACACAGAAGGGCCTTCTGTACAGAGCACTGAAAGAGCTCCCTCGAGGTCACCCAACAATATCCTAATCATTTTCCAGAATGATGGCTTGCTTGGATAAGACCACTACACAGAAGGGCCTTCTGTGAGAACCGAATGAGTCCCTCAAGGTCACCCAACAATATCCTGATCATTGTCATAGAATGGGTTTGGACAACAAGTAAGGCTATAGGCTTTAGTCATTCATCCTAAGTCGGCGCATTTCATCAAAAGCCCTTTCAAGCAAGTTAAACTAAATCTCTTACCACTCAGGATGCGGAGGCGCTCATTTGGATCATCATCTCCATAAAACCATATCCGTGAATTGCTGGGATGGTAATACTTGCGATGAAATTCCTGTCAATTAAGGTTAAAATGAAATCTTTCTTAAAACAAACAATTAAATTTGCATATACTCTTGCTGAGATCTACAATAGAGTATAGACTATAGACTATATGAAATAATGAAAGTGAAAAGTTTAACAAGGTACAAGTGTGTATGAAAATATACAATTATCCCCATCATACTACCCAAACCAAACAATGTTGGTAGGATCATACAAATGACTAACACCCAAACAAAAGTCTAGTGGAAATTAGTTATCTCTATATAACCATTTCACATGATTCTCAAAACAAACCTTAAACTCCTCAAATGTCAACTTAGGAATAACTTGTGGATCACCTCCGCTGTCAACTCCATAGGTAGTGTCTGGGAAAAGAGCCTGCATCAAAGTTACATGAAACTGTCAGAATTGgttataaaattgaaattgacAAACGATATATATTTAACATGAATTTAGTGAATGTATTCATGTTTCAGAGACAGGAGCTTACAGATTGGAATAACAAATAGCAATACCATTGAAAATTCAATGCCGAGAGCAAAATATAATATCTTTACAAACAATATTATCAGACACTATCATAAGGAATGGCTGTAGGAAGATCATGAAATAAAGAGAAAGCTTAAAATACCAAATTGAAACTGTTGAAATGTTCCAGACTCTAAATGAAGAATCGGTGATTGCATGTAATAAATGCAAGCCCCAAAAATGCATAGGAAAAGGAGAGAGCTCCATGCAAAATGCAAATccataaagaaaagaaattgaCAAGCCATGAAAAAACTAGCCTGTTGAGCAGCCCGTCCAAGTATATTATCCGGCTGAGAGTAGACACCTTTCATCTCATTAAACACAACACCTGGAACAACAAACAAGACATGAGCATAAATGATTAAAAATGCATGAGTCCAGAAATATCAAGGCAGGTAACACTTAGAGAGATTGAAAGAGACACAAGTTATGTTTTAGCAAACCTTTATAAGTGATTTCTTCTGAAGGATCATTTAGCTCAAAGTGCCAACCCTCCTGTTGAAAAGTCTGAATGTCCTCTACACATTTAGGAAAGAAAACCGCATCCAGGTAGACATCAACCAAATTGTAGAAATCCTGTTTAGAAATATCTGAGTCCCGTATGAGGTAAACCAGAATGAAAGAGTAGAAGTTCAAAGTTAAATGGTTACCTTGGTATTTGTGGAAGCAACTGGGTAACAAGTCCTATCAGGATATGTGAATGCATTGAGGAAAGTGTGCAAacttcctttcaacaattcaacaaatggCTCTTTCAAAGGATATTTTCTTGAGCCACATAACACACTATGCTCCAAGATGTGAGGGATACCAGTGGAATCTTTCCTGCAGTTGCAGTCAGTATGAGTATGAATATGAAACAACAACACATGCATACATAGACATGATTAGTTACAGTTGCAGAAGAGCAGAAAAGAAGCAGGAAGAGTGAATATTACGGTGGAGTGCGGAAAACAATGCCAAAGACTTTATTCTCATCGTCATTGGAAACAGACATGACTTCAGCCCCTGTCTTGATGTGTCTGAACAATACCGCTTTTGATTTGCATTCTGGAATGAATTCCTCGGAGACTTTCTCAAACCCCAATTGATTCGCAACTTCATCCTTTACTGGAGGAAAATCAACTACAGCCAACCAACCAAccgagaaaaaataaataaaattatcgaaattattattattataacaaAGAAGAATTGAGAGAAGGAAAGCATAGATAGATAAGAGAcctggagaaggagaggaaaGGGCTTGGCAGGAGAGGGAAGAGAAGTGCTTCCGGAACCGGTTTCGCGAGTAAAAGCGcggagaagaagagagaagcaatctactactactactactactgcCAGCGGTTCTCGTTCTGGTTCTGGTTATGGTTGTGGAGTGACGGCGGAGGAGTGGTActgggagagggagagaggaccTAGTTGTAGTTGTGGTTGGGAAGAGAAGTGAACGACGACACAAGTATCTGCTGCGAACTAGTGCCGCTCTTTCCATCCCTGCCTGCCCTATCTGGAACCCGGAACCAATGCTAAATTGCTAATTGTAACTCCATTATCAAATCAAACTATATATAAAATCAGATCTCTCTagctccattttttttttttaattcaaaccAAATAAATTCTGTGCAttataaatactttttttcTTGGGGGTCAAGGACTATAAAATGATATCACGTGAAATTTATTTTACGTCAGGATTTTCTCATTCTTACTTCCGTGTAACGCTAACAGCAACAATAATTTTCAGCTTAAtacacaaccacaaaaattAAATAACTTCATGCTCATTTTCGTTTTTGTAGTCGACATTTTTTTATGGGTATAATTTTTGTCTAGATACTTTTGATATTTATTTCGGCAACATGATATAATTCTGCCCATTTTTGTGATTAATTTAAAGATGGGTgacttcctcttgtaaccaaaaaaattaaagatggGATTAGATCCGACTCTAATCTACATACATTTAAAGTGAGTGATTAACCTTAattacacttttggtcccccaactttggccttcctgcgaaaatcgtcctcaaacttcaaaattagcaaaaaacgaccCTGAAGTTTCCACCaggttgcaaaattggtcttCCGTTAAATTCCGTCTAAAATCTAATTGAAAATGATGACATGgcatttctaaattaattttaagtgacaaataataattttttaattaaataacatttaGTCAGTTGCATTTTTAGTCCCCCACTCTATAATCACCACTCATCTTCCCTCCTCATTCCTCactttctccatcttcatcaacacaaacccaaaaaatttgtaactactaaaattaaaatcatcctcatctccattttcatcaattattgttcatcttcatcaatacATGCATTTGATTCCAACATCATCCCAACCACTTTCGTACCCAAATCCAAACACCATGAGACCAAACATCAAGGTACAGAGAGTATAAATCCAATTGTAGAACTTGAACACTTAATTATTTAGGAGGACATAATAGACTACAAATCCTAAGGATGTCATATTGCCATGTATCAAATCCAAAGTTTGCACAATTATCCCAGTATGTATCAACTAAATGAATGAATTCAAAACAAACAACCAATATGAGAGACAACCAGTTGTTTCCAGTTTGAAATTGAAGCTCTGAGAATGGGCAAAATTGGAACATTGTTGAGCTTAGCCAAACTCTGAATCTGACGTTGAAGCCTGATATGAATGGAGCTTTCTTTCACGCCCAAATCGAAACCCATAACCACCGCCGCTGCCACCCTCAAATCGCGACGACTCCCAAATCTCGACCCACATCCTCCACTGCCCCACCCCTTAATCGCAACCCACAACCTCCATTGCCCCCACCTCGAAATCGCAACCCAACAAACCCACActaacccaccaccaccaacaaacCCAGAACAAAGGTAGAAGAGGAACGTAGAAGGGAGAACGTTGTTGAGAGATTGATGCATCCAGATCTGGCCCCAAATTTTGAATCTCTCTGGCCAATCTATTCGATTTGCATCATGGTGGCTGGTTCGGACTAGGACTTTGATTTTGCTGGTTGGTGAAGGTGTTGGATTTGGAAGTAGAAGAGAAAGTCTGATTGATGACAAGGTGTGAAGGAGTTGGATATCTCCGGATTTTGAAGAGAGAAATGG from Lotus japonicus ecotype B-129 chromosome 2, LjGifu_v1.2 includes:
- the LOC130741463 gene encoding presequence protease 1, chloroplastic/mitochondrial; this translates as MERAALVRSRYLCRRSLLFPTTTTTRSSLPLPVPLLRRHSTTITRTRTRTAGSSSSSSRLLLSSSPRFYSRNRFRKHFSSLSCQALSSPSPVDFPPVKDEVANQLGFEKVSEEFIPECKSKAVLFRHIKTGAEVMSVSNDDENKVFGIVFRTPPKDSTGIPHILEHSVLCGSRKYPLKEPFVELLKGSLHTFLNAFTYPDRTCYPVASTNTKDFYNLVDVYLDAVFFPKCVEDIQTFQQEGWHFELNDPSEEITYKGVVFNEMKGVYSQPDNILGRAAQQALFPDTTYGVDSGGDPQVIPKLTFEEFKEFHRKYYHPSNSRIWFYGDDDPNERLRILSEYLDMFDASSARNESKVEAQKLFSKPVRVVETYPAGDGGDLKKHMVCLNWLLSDKPLDLETELTLGFLNHLLLGTPASPLRKILLESGLGDAIVGGGLEDELLQPQFSIGMKGVSEDDIHKVEALITSTLKKLAEEGFDTDAIEASMNTIEFSLRENNTGSFPRGLSLMLRSIGKWIYDMNPLEPLKYEGPLQDLKSRIAKEGSKSVFSPLIEKLILDNPHQVTVEMQPDPQKAAADEATERQILQKVKASMTTEDLAELTRATHELRLKQETPDPPEALKTVPSLSLQDIPKEPIHVPTEVGDINGVKVLQHDLFTNDVLYTEIVFDMSSLKQELLPLVPLFCQSLLEMGTKDLTFVQLNQLIGRKTGGISVYPFTSSVRGKEDPCSHMIVRGKAMAGRAEDLYHLVNSILQDVQFTDQQRFKQFVSQSRARMENRLRGSGHGIAAARMDAKLNAAGLMAEKMGGLSYLEFLQTLEKRVDQDWADISSSLEEIRKSVFSQQGCLVNITADAKNLKNTENVVSRFVDMLPTSSPIATITPWNVRLPLTNEAIVVPTQVNYVGKATNIYDTGYKLNGSAYVISKYISNTWLWDRVRVSGGAYGGFCDFDTHSGVFSFLSYRDPNLLKTLDVYDGTGDFLRELEIDDDTLTKAIIGTIGDVDSYQLPDAKGYSSLLRHLLGITEEERQRRREEILSTSVKDFRNFIDAMEAVKDKGIVVAVASPEDVDAANKERSNFFQVKKAL